The DNA window GACTTTGACGtttgtattataatttttttttcaaaattcatgagACCTGCAAGTATCCAAATATTTGATGAGTATGGGGTCTCCATTACCCGAAACGGATACAAGACGAAGATGAGGAGTATTTTTAAAAGactaaacagaaaataaagagcatgTCCCCATTCTTATAGGATCCGTTGTCATccctaaatataatatttattttaatattatcttgataaaattttatgatatttttattgtacTATCTAAATTgtctaacttattttttaaaataaaaaattaaatatttaaaataaaaaataaattatttaaaatttattaaatattatttttttaattacttaaaCACAATAGTAAAGACATTATAACATTCACCTATTATCCTTTCGTATCTTTATTATTAGTTCTCAAATTTATTgtcatcataattataattgaCCTATCATGacgttaattaataattacatcAATGAATGTGTCATGTGTGTATTGCTGAAAGATATGACAAATCAGATCTATTCGCCCATATTTATCATTATCTCTTCTGATTATACTGTTGCCACCTCGCTTCCTGCAttccatttttttaatatttaaatgtatAAATGTGACAAAAATAATTCACAAGTGGCACCGGCAGGCAAAAGTGCAACTACATACAGTGACATTAGTTGATTTAATTAGTCCATTCGagtaaattctaaaattaatttatgcaACAaggtttttaactttttatagcTTTTACATACACTAATTTGCTCATATTTTATTGATGTTTGATTTCGACAAATTCACAACCTTTATTAGAGTGATGAGTACAATAACTCAACCCTAAAATATTTCTCAAAAGAGGTATCGAAAATTTTATAGATGTTGTCTTAGTCaatttcttaaataatatatactCTAATACAActttaaagttttaattaattaatttgtataaataactataaaattcagtttaattttttttaaaaaataataacaagccagaaattatttttaatatagatgAAGATGATATTTTAGTTGGatattaatatttgaaatatattttagtattgTGGATGGACAAAAAAAGTGTCCAATAATATTTTGCGTGTTGGCCAGAATATTGACATATGTCCAACACGCACCCTATGTATTGTCAGGATGATGACACGTGTCTAACACGCATCTTATATGTTGATTCTCCACCTGTAAAATCCATCCACTTGAAATTACACTAAATAATctcattttcaacaaaaactctactattttttttatatagaaaaaatttGCCATACTAATTAGGGGTGGCAACATGCACCCTACCTGCGGGTATTAAATCCGACCTCATCCGATCGGGTAGGCTTGTCAACCCGATCTACAGCCGGTAGAGTAGGGTGCGGGTCAGGTAGAATGCGGGTTGAATCTTAATCTTATCCTACCAACATGCACCCTATACATGTatatgttataaaaaatatatttcaagtGGATGTTGAAGTAAAAATCTCTCACTAAATGCAAAAAATCTTTAGCCACTAAAAAaagatcattaattgataatttaatatctttttttacataaaagttaattctattttaaattatcatcaagttatataataatgttgCATCTTTTTTGTAACCCACGAGTAAGGTTGGATATCTGCAGGTTAAGAACAAGTAGGTTAGAATTGAGATATTCTCAACCCATAAATAGAATATGAttgagtttatataaaaattttaactcacagataaaattaaaattgactcCAAATCCTATCCTACCCTATCCTATTTATTACTACCCCTGATAacaatttaagaaaatatttagaAATGACTGAAAGCAACGTTAACATTATTGGGAAGGGTGATGAGGTTAAGTGGCAGAAGATGAGACACACATACATAATATAACAACGCTCTCTCTATTCATTATTCAATGATTGATGAGGTGATGAGGTCCTCTGGCTCTACTTGCTCTCTTTCACTCTCAAATCGTCTCTTCTTTGTCCTATAAATGCATCATATCCCTCCGCACATTTTGCAAATAACATACACATACATCTtcctatctctctctctcttgttttcctttttcaaaggaAATAAGAGAGAACATCTATCTTATATTatcactactactactacttaaTTATTTCTCTTATTAGCAACAATAATGTGTGGGATACTTGCTTGCCTTTGGTGCTCTGATGACTCCTCTGCCAAAAGGAGTCGCATAATCCACCTTGCTCAAAGGCAAAATAATCATTACCCTTCTAATTTCTCATATTATTATTGATGTGTTCCCTAATTCATTTGTTAGATCAACCATTTATTGTTGAATCAGAAgttaaaactatatatatgtCATCTTCCCGTTTTCCCTCCATGCTTGATACATTGTTCTAAACTATCAACAGCAAGGGATAGGAGtggcattattatttttgacaaaaatactatttgaatatcaaaatcagctactaaaattagtcactaatatatttgtgtttaaatacataagtgttttttttttcaatatatatttgtattttaatatatattttatactagtgattgattttagtgactgattttagtatatacgTAACATAGTTGTATTTTTAGATAGTTAAAtcgatttaaatatttatatatttttttatttattttttggttacaAAAGTAGTAGTTATATGACTTTGTGTAAGATATATACTACAATAATAATGTGAGATATCCAAAAGTacataaattatatatgtaaaagATATAAATCCATTATATATTTCACAATACTACTagtattatgtttatttatttatttttttcaaacatGGTATTATGTTCATTTCTGTGTTTTAAGGAAATACCGGAAAGAccttaatttgtttatttttattgtagttTAGATTAGTCAAAGATTCGTTGCAATATATGCTCACCATATTGACTTTGAAGCTAACCAAGGCGAATCTAtggatataataatattttagacaAATTATGTAATAGCATATCTACTTTGGAAGTGAGGATTGATCAATAATTGCTGCTACATGTTTACTTTACCATTTTGGTactgtaattaattttttccattttggGAAATTGATTATCCTAATGTTTTTATATAGGTTGAAGCACCGTGGTCCTGATTGGATTGGGATATTCCAACACAAGGGTAATTATTTGGCTCATCAAAGATTAGCAATTGTGGATCTAACCTCTGGGGATCAGCCTCTCTTTAATGAAGACAAAACTATTGCTGTTGTGGTAGGCCCTACTATTCTGCCACCATTACTAATTAATTCAcatacaacaacaacatatttgtttttttttaacttgaaaaataatatatttttaaataaatattaggaATTTAAATCTTGTCTTTTGTATGTAGTAATTTATTAGCTAACAATAAATCTTTAAATGAACCTCAGATTCATAATGGATTAGTCTATAATTTGTCACactaaaaaatactataaaaaacataaaaaaatattttaaaataattttttctttacaaTATACATCGATTATCTTTTggatttaactaaaaaaatattccaAGAATACTTgagaagataataataataaacttttttaaGTTGTTAATGttcgaaaatataaaaaatatttttaatttttaaggaaTTTTTTGTGGTATTTTTAACTAATACCTTTTTAGATTgcgtttgaaaaaaaaattgaaattgaaaaataaagattgagAGATAAAGGTAGAGATAGAGActaaattaagtttttatattatatttgatataaaatatactaGATTGAATTATGTCTTAGTATCATATTTGGTTTAAGACAAATATagagactaaaaaaaataaaatttaaaaaattaaataattatttttttaaaaaaatattattaaaattttaatctccatctttaaaaattttaatttcatatgtctctacatttaaaaaaaaactaaaaagactaaaatttcgtgtttcaaaattataattttaattccaGTTTTTAATCATTAAATACAATACTCAGTCGTCTAATTTTAGACACAATATCAAAAACAAACACATTCTTAGGGCATTTGTGAGGAAACTACGTTGTTATCATTATTGGGGTAAATATTATAGTTctccatcaattttttttcaatcttaTATTCCTTTGAATATAGAGGTTTGTTTGAAGTTCCACTACTAATTATTactaatatgaataaaaaataattatgatagCAAAAAGTAATAGATTTTATGAACATATATACACAGGCAAATGGAGAAATATACAATCATGAAGAGCTAAGGAAGAAGTTGCCAAATCACACCTTCAGCACCAACAGTGATTGTGAAGTCATTGCACACCTggtaataaaattaattatttttaataataatattcttcaatatttagaattaaatcaaAGACGAAATTGTTGAAATACTTGTCATTATTATCAGTACGAGGAGTATGGGGAGAACTTTGTGGACATGTTGGATGGCATATTTTCTTTTGTGCTGTACGACACTCGTGATAACCACTTCTTAGTGGCGCGTGATGCAATCGGGATCACTTCCCTTTACATTGGCTGGGGAGAAGACGGTAATTTTACCACAAATtcctttattaattttagttccaaaatttcttttttatcgataaattattatatttaatcataaaatatttaaactaatttgatatttatcaaaaatttagtctgacaaaattattcaaattattacacaaataatctattttaaattaggTAGAAATTCAAGtgtagtcgacttcacgtgaagttgatagttgaggaccgtttaataaaaatttagttaaatcagtcaaatcatctgacaacttcagttatcaactttacgtgaaatTGACACTTGAGTTTTCACCTTTTGTCGATTTAAcctaattttatcttttgattGTGTTACAGCGTCAGTGTGGGTTTCATCTGAGTACAAAACGATGCATGAAGATTGCGAACATTTTGAAAGGTTTCAACCTGGTACTTTGTACTCAAGCAGAGAGAGAGGATTTAGGAGATGGTACAATCCTGTTTGGTTCTCTGAGATGATTCCAACAACACCTTATGATCCCATGGTTTTGAGAAATGCTTTGGAGAAGGCAGTTGTAAAGAGGTTAATGACGGATGTGCCCTTTGGTGTGTTACTCTCGGGAGGCTTAGACTCATCGTTGGTTGCTTCCATCACTTCTCGCTACTTGGCTGAAACTAAAGCTGGCAAACAATTGGGAACTACCATTCATTCCTTTTGCATTGGCCTTGAGGTATGTACCTCatcacttttattattattattagcaaaATTTCAATCCTTTAGCAAGGTCATTACTATGAAGATCAAGGTTAGACAGGTGGAACTAAAGATTTAAAGGTTTAAAACTTAAATCGAAATTTAATCAAGATTAAAtcagatataataaaatataaaaatattatatacacataaaaaCCTAACCATAAAAtctactattatatattatgtacgtattacttaatttatttttaatatgtattttatattcgTGACTAATTTTTAGTATACACATAGtatgattaaataaaataatatatttaatatatacttcttaaaaaaatattttgtttttttagtttaaatcgATTAACTACTAAAGAATTAGATGGTTCAATTAGTTCACAAATTTCTAACCAATTTAGAATTTGTTTTCACCTTGAAGTTAACCAATTTGCTggtttattttcaattaatccagTCGAACAACCAGTCAGGTCGattataataaaaatgtctttatacaaaaataattgataatcgagaattattagataatttaacatatttaactAAACTACTTACTATAATATGTCTCaatattttaactattatttttatagaaagACATTTTTATACAAATAGCAGCATTTGGAGAATATGGTAACTTTAACTAACTTACCATTTGTTTATGTTCTTGAGCAGGGCTCACCTGATTTGAAGGCTGGAAGAGAAGTTGCTGATTACTTAGGAACAGTTCATCATGAATTTCACTTCACTCCTCAAgtacattctttttttttcactttacattctaaattttgattgattatagtgcTTCAATTAATTATGTGCCATGgtgaatttaattatttgtcCTGTTCAGGATGGAATCGATGCTATTGAAGATGTGATCTACCACATTGAATCATACGAATTAACAACAGTTAGATCAAGCATACCAACATATCTCATATCTCGTAAGATTAAATCACATGGAATCAAGATGGTTCTCTCTGGAGAAGGCTCTGATGAGATCTTTGGAGGCTACTTGTACTTCCATAAGGCACCAAACAAGGAAGAACTCCACCAAGAAAGTTGTCGCAAGGTATTATATATTCTTATCATCCGCTTAATATGTCGACACAAAATACGATAATaactatatttaaataatatttttcaccGGATCCTTCAACGGGATTCGGAGTAAAAAGACTGATACCATATCATGTGCAGATTAAAGCGCTACACCAATATGATTGTCTAAGAGCAAACAAAGCAACATCAGCTTGGGGACTTGAAGCTAGATTCCCATACTTGGATAAGGAGTTTGTTAGTGTTGTCATGGGTATTGATCCTGATAACAAGCTggtaattaatatatattttctaattaCTTTGTTGTGtggttaatttattaattagttagtaTTAATAGATTATTATAACtacttcaaaatttttattatttgaacatTTTCATCAGTCTGGACAAAAAAGACGAATTGAGAAATGGATTCTTAGGAACGCCTTTGATGACAAAGAACGTCCCTATCTTCCACaggtattttaattttatcatccAACTAATTAAACATATCCTAAGTGTTTTGTGTATAAAATAAAGGATAAATGATTGACAtttgaaaaataacattttttttttggcatGATTAATCTTATATACAGCATATACTGTGGAGGCAAAAGGAGCAAATGAGTGATGGAGTTGGGTATAATTGGATTGATGCACTCAAGGCACATGCTGCTAGTCATGTAAATCTTAATCTATCTTAATTATGCTAATTCAGATTAATTAATGTTTTCTCTAccttcaataatattttattgatttttcaaCTTAATATCACAGGTTACCGACACTATGATGCTTAATGCTGCAAGAACCTACCCACTTCACACTCCTCCAACAAAAGAAGCTTACTTATACAGGATGATTTTTGAGAAGATCTTCCCTAAGGTGATTTAGACAATTCAACAATGATCAATTAAAGCATAAATGAAAAGATAAATGTGTAATTACCTTAAACAAAATAGTGAAATTTACACATGATACAAATTACAAATTCAATGATAATTAACTTCTCACTTTATCATTTTAccaatctttttcttttaaaaaagttttatccgttatttttttgtcaattattttattatttttcatactaaTATTTGAAATCTTTATAAATTTCTatgataattaactaataactgAGATTAAGATTTGCATTTCTCACTTTAGTTAAACATTTATGTtttatagtaattattattttactaattctTATATGTGATActaattttgaatttgtatttgcAGCAACCGGCTAGGTTGACAATTCCATGGGAACCAACAGTTGCATGTTGCACACCAAAGGCACTAAGTTGGTTCCCTGAATGGTCAAACAACATGGACCCTTCAGGAAGGGCAGCATGGGGAATTCACAATTCCGCTAACACCAAATTGGTTAGTTCTGACATTGTGGAACCAAACAAGGTTGAACCTCAGAACGGTgctgccaccaccaccaccaccaatggTGCCACTAATGGCCATTAATTCAATCTTCTATCTTCTATCTATGCCTAATTGGAACTAGTCTTGGAAAAATTGGAATAAAGGATTCACAAGTGTGTGATGCTGATGGTGTTCTTATGTTACTCATTTGTTTtgtttactttttgtttttttaattaaatgaagAAAATAATTAGTTTGGGGATCtgagtttattattttttgttatccaTGAAAGAATTTGTGTTTTAGTTGAGCAAATGTATTAGGTTATTGTTACTCCCTTGAAGTACttcattaattaaatatttttttatccattattttcacttttttccctttataaaattttaaaaattaaaaaataaaaaacacaaattaatcttatcttaatttcgtttgaaagaaataaatttcttttttcgagaatatattagttagaattttaatttaatttttaaattttttaatattataattttaaattagtcaatcaattttaatgattttacaatttaaatcttgttataattttatattttacgtatctaatttatttttttattttatgtaaaatttcgattttttttatattgggaGACGAAAAATCCTTGAGTCTTTTAGTGAGCATCCATACATAAAATTTAGGTCCACCGAACCATACTTATCATAAATACATAAATCCAAATAAAACAACATCTAAATCTGGTACCTTAAGGAAGCAATCAATGCCCATCACCAACATAGTTTGGGTTTAAAAATGAATTTCTATGACCAATAATTGGTGTTGGAAGAAGTGAAAATTAACCACACGAAATCAATTATCAACTATATAGGTTAAAGAATTATTATAGCCTTTATAAAAGGATTCACATAATCACATGTTTCTATTTCCTTACCCTATTATTATAACTATATTTGATTTCAAACAATATTATAGAGATGCGAGTATGATATGGTTGCTTATATTTGTCACATTCCCACATTTGGGTCAAATAATTCGTTGCTTTTATACAACATGATCTTGTTCTTAGTGATGAGAGTGCTGCTtgataaatgataaaatatagGCCATGCCTTTTGCCTTTATTGcactaaatattaaaataaattaaattccaattcaatctctgaaATTTCACCTTAGAATCAagtcattcttcaatttttttttccgaAAATCAAATGAGTACTAGATATTTTCAGTTAAGTGTTAAAGTAAGAAAAAATCCAGTTTAATTAGTATCAATTTTAGTAGTTAgggctaaaatataataatactaaaaacttgagatatattaaataatgttgAGTTTCTAAGAGTTAATGTAATAGATTGGTGTATCAAGTTATGCAATTTTGCCAACACCGTGTTGAAAAATTGTGACAGTATTAGAAGATAAAAGGATATCACCTGTTTAAAATAATGGTGTAATCACCATTGTTGACAATGGTTTATGATTCAGATGAAAAATTCAATCAGTTTGGTGGAGCAATGCAGCGTATTGATATTAATTTAATCtataattaaataacaataaataaaatattattaatagagCTTGCTTGTTATTAATATAGGTAACAtggattttcaaataaaaaatacatagcCACAGGCAGAAAAGTCATGTTATGTCCTTCAATCAACAATTTCTTACAAGTCCATACAACTACAAAACTAagtaatccaaaaaaaaaatcctaaaattaaccaaaaaaaaaagaaaaattagtgtTATTTTCGTTTTCTCATATTTGAGTCATTGACACTTTTTCCCAACTACTCTTTTCATtgtcctttttcatttttgttgttattattttaattattatagcaGTCCCACAGTCCCACTCACTCATTGACTGatgaaaatatcaaatgtatatatctcttaacaaaaaaatgaaaaaaaattcatcatGAAATGAGAGAGTGATGGGTGATTATTGGTGGTGCGGGTGCAGGTGGATCAGCAAGAGCAAGAGAAGCACCTGATCAAGCCACTCTCATTGCAAGCCGTACACGTCTTGAATCCACCTTTCTCCTCGTACACCTTACGCGCACCGGAACACTCCCCGCAAAGCACGAATCTGTGGTCCCCACACACGTGGCACTGCCTCAAAGAATCCGATGCGGGCAACCCTTCGAGAAGCTTCTTAAGTTCTCCACTTTCGTGAAGCCACCTCACTTCTTCGGCCCCACCCACGTACCTACCGTTCACGAAGACACGTGGCAGGGTCAGCCCGTTTAACCGACCCGTTACCCGACGAAGTTCCCGGAGAAAACCCGAGTCCATTGACACGTCACGCTCGTCTAGTGCTACCTTGAACCCGCGAAGGATGGAACGCACCGTTTTGCAGTCCTCGAAGGTGGACCGCACCACGCGCAGGCTGGTGAAGTACACTACCACGCGCTGCTCTGCTCGCGGAACGATTACCGAAGAGACCGTTTCCTTGGCGCGTGAGTCCATTTCGACGGCGCGTACATCTGATTTTGCGGCGCGTGAGTCTGGTTCTCCGGCGCGTGAGGCATAGGTTTGGGAGGGGGAGTTGGTGAGTTTTGAGGGCTGGTTGAGCAGGTGAGTTGACCAGGCTCGGAGGAGCGAGTTGGCGAGTGTGACTCGGTGGAAAATGGTTGTGGAGGGTTTGGCTTTTGTGATGGTGGCGTTAGTGGTGGGGGGTTCTTCAAGAAAGAGGGTTTGAATGTCTTTGAAGGAGGAACATGAGAAATGAGAATGGGGTTGTTGGGATGATGTGTCGTGAATTTGAAGTGCTGATGATTTTTGCCATGGTAACCACATTGAAGGTCTAGAATTGTGAAGAAGCTCgttgcttttttctttctcctcttcttgtttTGTTGTAGCGGGAGGTTGTGATTTTGAAAGgtgaaaaaggtttgatttttaGAGGATATCTGAAATGGGTATTGCttgatttgttgttttggaGGAAAGGGTTGGATTTGGTTGTTCAAAGTTTGGATTTTGGTGTTTGAGGTAAGAGATTGAAGAATGAATGGctttgcattttgattttagCAGAGAAGTGTGAAGGGTTAAGAGGTGAATGAATGAgcgagggaagaagaaaaagaggggaAACAGAATATGGAAATTTGGGGGTGGTTAAGGTAGTTGAGGGGTTGGTTTTATTTTTTCGCTTTCACGAGGGGTTTTCAAGAGGGAGAACCTAGAAGAAAGAAGCGGAAGATGGATGAGTGTGAGTAAGAGGATCTTATTACAACCTTGTATAAATATGGACAAATTATATGTTCTTCTTCTGTGTCTCTGTGTTGTCTGTTTATAGAGATCTGTTCATGTATGTATGTAAATACATGCAAGAAGCTACTAATTACTACCACTGCACTCTGCAAAAGAAGTCAATATCAGTTTCTTGGACCTAGATATGAGCATACGTATTAACACACAAATGAAATGCAGCTCTATATTCCATTATTTaacaagcatgctattttggcaattttaatatatagtagtttttttaaaattgtctatAGTCTATAGAGATAAAATAAGGGAAATGTATAACATTGTTGTTCATTGATTGCACAGTTTGACAAATTGCTTGTTACCATCCTCTCTCT is part of the Arachis duranensis cultivar V14167 chromosome 1, aradu.V14167.gnm2.J7QH, whole genome shotgun sequence genome and encodes:
- the LOC107473386 gene encoding asparagine synthetase [glutamine-hydrolyzing] 2 — its product is MCGILACLWCSDDSSAKRSRIIHLAQRLKHRGPDWIGIFQHKGNYLAHQRLAIVDLTSGDQPLFNEDKTIAVVANGEIYNHEELRKKLPNHTFSTNSDCEVIAHLYEEYGENFVDMLDGIFSFVLYDTRDNHFLVARDAIGITSLYIGWGEDASVWVSSEYKTMHEDCEHFERFQPGTLYSSRERGFRRWYNPVWFSEMIPTTPYDPMVLRNALEKAVVKRLMTDVPFGVLLSGGLDSSLVASITSRYLAETKAGKQLGTTIHSFCIGLEGSPDLKAGREVADYLGTVHHEFHFTPQDGIDAIEDVIYHIESYELTTVRSSIPTYLISRKIKSHGIKMVLSGEGSDEIFGGYLYFHKAPNKEELHQESCRKIKALHQYDCLRANKATSAWGLEARFPYLDKEFVSVVMGIDPDNKLSGQKRRIEKWILRNAFDDKERPYLPQHILWRQKEQMSDGVGYNWIDALKAHAASHVTDTMMLNAARTYPLHTPPTKEAYLYRMIFEKIFPKQPARLTIPWEPTVACCTPKALSWFPEWSNNMDPSGRAAWGIHNSANTKLVSSDIVEPNKVEPQNGAATTTTTNGATNGH
- the LOC107473394 gene encoding uncharacterized protein At5g39865-like yields the protein MWLPWQKSSALQIHDTSSQQPHSHFSCSSFKDIQTLFLEEPPTTNATITKAKPSTTIFHRVTLANSLLRAWSTHLLNQPSKLTNSPSQTYASRAGEPDSRAAKSDVRAVEMDSRAKETVSSVIVPRAEQRVVVYFTSLRVVRSTFEDCKTVRSILRGFKVALDERDVSMDSGFLRELRRVTGRLNGLTLPRVFVNGRYVGGAEEVRWLHESGELKKLLEGLPASDSLRQCHVCGDHRFVLCGECSGARKVYEEKGGFKTCTACNESGLIRCFSCSC